The following are encoded together in the Cicer arietinum cultivar CDC Frontier isolate Library 1 chromosome 2, Cicar.CDCFrontier_v2.0, whole genome shotgun sequence genome:
- the LOC101503024 gene encoding 2-methylpropanoate--CoA ligase CCL4-like yields MEHQTKNRANSTQLTPLNFLDRAAIVYGDSTSIIYNRTTFTWSQTHRRCLQLASSLSSLGIKKGHVVSVLSPNTPAMYELHFAVPMSGAILNNLNFRLDHKSLSVLLIHSESKLVFVDTLSLSLTLNALSLFPINTQRPHIVLINDDTLALHHNIPPPLPKNVNIINTYEALIKKGDPNFKWIRPDSEWDPITLNYTSGTTSSPKGVVHCHRATFIVSLDSLIDWSVPKQPVYLWTLPMFHSNGWSYPWGLAAVGGTSVCARRVDAPTIYRLIESHGVTHMCAAPVVLNMLSNFNKTKPLKKPVHVLTGGSSPPATILSKAESLGFDVSHGYGMTETIGVVVSCAWKRKWDRFPATERARLKARQGVRRVGVTEVDVVGPTGESVKRDGVTVGEIVVKGGCLMLGYLKDEDATWQCMRENGWFYTGDVGVIHEDGYLEIKDRKKDVIISGGENMSSVEVEAVLYMHPAVKEAAVVARPDEFWGETPCAFVSLKDELKEREMTTEKEVKEFCRERLPHFMVPKTVVFKDELPKTSTGKIQKHVLRRVARAMGSLPMPMSPPPPPFLFPSRI; encoded by the coding sequence ATGGAACACCAAACAAAAAACAGAGCAAACTCAACACAACTTACACCACTCAATTTCTTAGACAGAGCTGCCATTGTCTACGGTGACTCCACTTCCATTATTTACAATCGTACCACCTTCACTTGGTCTCAAACTCACCGTCGATGTCTTCAATTAGCTTCCTCTCTTTCATCCCTCGGTATCAAAAAGGGACACGTCGTTTCTGTTCTCTCTCCCAACACACCCGCAATGTACGAACTTCATTTCGCTGTTCCTATGTCCGGTGCCATTCTCAACAACCTTAACTTCCGTCTCGACCATAAATCACTCTCCGTGCTCCTCATCCACAGCGAATCAAAACTCGTCTTTGTAGACACTCTCTCCCTTTCTCTAACACTCAACGCTCTCTCTCTCTTCCCGATAAACACCCAACGTCCACACATTGTCCTTATCAACGACGATACTCTCGCGTTACACCATAATATTCCTCCTCCACTTCCTAAAAATGTAAACATTATAAACACTTACGAGGCTCTCATAAAGAAAGGTGATCCGAATTTTAAATGGATCCGACCCGATTCTGAATGGGACCCGATAACGTTAAACTATACTTCCGGAACGACTTCGTCTCCTAAAGGCGTAGTGCATTGCCATAGAGCAACGTTCATCGTTTCGCTTGATTCACTCATAGATTGGTCAGTGCCTAAACAACCGGTTTACCTCTGGACGTTACCGATGTTCCACTCTAACGGGTGGAGCTACCCGTGGGGACTCGCAGCCGTGGGAGGAACAAGTGTATGCGCGCGTAGAGTCGACGCGCCGACGATCTACCGTTTGATCGAATCACACGGAGTAACACACATGTGCGCCGCTCCTGTTGTGCTTAATATGCTATCAAATTTCAACAAAACAAAACCGTTGAAAAAACCGGTTCACGTTCTGACGGGAGGATCGTCGCCGCCGGCGACGATCCTCTCTAAGGCGGAGTCGTTAGGTTTCGACGTTAGTCACGGGTACGGAATGACGGAGACGATCGGTGTGGTGGTGTCGTGCGCGTGGAAGAGAAAATGGGATAGGTTTCCGGCGACGGAGAGGGCGAGGTTGAAGGCGAGACAGGGAGTGAGGAGGGTGGGAGTGACGGAGGTAGACGTGGTGGGACCCACAGGAGAAAGCGTGAAACGCGATGGTGTAACAGTTGGTGAGATAGTTGTGAAAGGTGGTTGTTTGATGCTTGGTTATTTAAAAGACGAGGATGCCACGTGGCAGTGTATGAGAGAGAATGGTTGGTTTTACACTGGGGATGTTGGTGTTATACATGAGGATGGGTATTTGGAGATTAAAGATAGGAAAAAAGATGTAATAATAAGTGGTGGAGAGAATATGAGTAGCGTGGAGGTTGAGGCGGTTTTATATATGCATCCGGCGGTTAAGGAAGCGGCGGTGGTGGCTAGACCGGATGAGTTTTGGGGAGAGACGCCTTGTGCTTTTGTGAGTTTGAAAGATGAGTTGAAGGAAAGGGAAATGACGACGGAGAAAGAGGTTAAGGAGTTTTGTAGGGAGAGGTTGCCTCATTTTATGGTGCCTAAAACGGTTGTGTTTAAGGATGAATTGCCAAAAACTTCAACGGGGAAGATTCAGAAGCATGTCCTTAGAAGGGTTGCTCGGGCTATGGGATCCTTGCCAATGCCAATGTCGCCGCCGCCGCCGCCATTTCTTTTTCCTAGTCGCATTTAA